The Desulfonatronum thiodismutans nucleotide sequence CGTTGGCTCCGACATAGATGACCTTGTCCCGACCCTTGGTATTCTCCAGAAAGGTCGCATAAACACCATCTTTGCCTTCATTTATGGACTCCCGGTCATATCCCAAATTGCTATTACCCACAAAAACCGGATCTGAGTTGATAATGTCCCCCAGTAGACGTTCACGACTTCTAAATACTCCATCATTTTGAATTTCATTGGAATCATCACCACGGATGTAATTGACAACCATCTCTCCCAAAGCGGCATTGCCCTCTCCGATGGCATTTTGTTGCGTTGCGTTGAGATCAGCCCATTTAAAGGGAACGGTCTGCCCCCCGGAAAAGGTAACGATATTTCGCTGGTCATGCGCTGGAATCTCTTCCCCGGCCTCCCAGTCCTTTTCCCCAAGGGTTCCATCAGGTTTCACCGGAAAAGCGAACAGTTCCCCAGACCAGTCGTCCGTCCGAAACCGAGCCTGATAAACAAATGTGCCCGTGTCCAGGCGGACGGAGTTGGCCACCACGGACGATGCAGACGATGTGGTTTCAACAACGTCCTTGAACACATTTTCCAGATCTTTGGCCAGCTTGGCCGGATCGATGGCAAAGTAGTAGTTGTCCGGCTTGCCGTCCCCTTCCGCATCCCAAGAGAGAGGGTTGTCCGGGAAAGAGGGGTCCTGAGGACGTTTCGGCTTATGGAATCCGCCCCATTTGGCGGCGTAGAACAGAGGAGATTGCAACAAGCCGGCAGCGGAAGGCCCTAGAGTATAGGTGACCGAGGTTGGAGCATCATCAAATTTACATTTGTCACACCCAAGAACGCCTGTTGGATCCGTATAGTCATAGGAATTAATTCCTGAATGGGCGTGAAATCCGTCATCTGTTGTACCGCTTAAAACGTAGCCAAAAGCCAAGCGCCTCCCTGAAGACTGGGCAAACACCTCGGTCGTAATGGTAATGTGTGAATTAGTAATCTGATATTCAAGGACACCGTTCATATCCATGTCAAAGTCACCACCCCATTCCGTGGCATCCCAATTGATCACGAATTTACCCGTACCAGCATCGATATCCTGTTCCACAATCCGGAAATCAACTAGGGCGCACCCTTTGTATTCCGTAGTATTTTCACATGCGGGGAGAATACGCACAGCCATATCGGTCTCCCCTGGACGAGGAATCTCAATCGCCGGCACAGCAGGAGCCATTTCAACACCGTAGGTTTTGACATTGACTTCGACAGTATCTCCTTGTGAATCCTCAAGATCATTTCGAATAGAATTTATATAAGCATGATAAGCAAGTCCTGCGATATGAAATGTTCCGGACTGGGCCGGAGCCTCCGGACATATCCCACGAGCCCCCCCCAGAGAGCCAACTGTTTTCGCAGAACAAAGACGATTGTTTAACGTATCAGATTCTCCAATGAACCAATCCTGGCCATGAATGTCTTCGCCAGATCCGACAACATCGGTCATCGCGGTGACCGATGTCCCCCCAATAGAACTCAAGCCACCAAATTGATCATGGTCATAGGAACCAATGCTGGAGTTGATGACAATACTCGAAAGCGGAGCACACCAGTTATCATTGGAAAGTGGATCAATCCATGAGCTTGAATTAAGTCCTGATATCTTATCCTGTCCAGAAAAGACAAAATCAGAATGCGGCGTAGCACCTGAAAAATATCTGAGCGTTTCATAAAAAATTTCAGACTGGGGATTCCCCCAGTTGGTGCATCGTCCATCGCTGATACTCGTCAAATTAAAAGGGCAGTTGTCACCAGAACTCGATTCATAGTGACCATCATCATGTGTATATCCGTATATACGAAAACGATTTAAAGTATCTACAATAGTCCCACTAGATGAAATTTTAAAAGTTCCATCAGTTTGGAAGTTGACTTCATCAGAGAAACTTTTAGGATTTTTACGCAAAACTCCACCTGAAAGGTTTTTTGTATAACTACCTGTCAACAAACCAAAATACAGATCACCATCATCACCATATTGCTGCAATAGTCCAATCGGTTTGTAGTTCTCACTAGGGTATTGTTTACAGCGTTCTTTTCCGATTAAGGATGACTCACAAACTGAAACACGAGCAGTATAGTCATAAACTCCCAAGCCAACTTGGTTTTTTACGGGGTTGTCAAAATTTGCAGGGATTCCAGTTACGCTGATATCGTTGCCGTTACTTGGACGATTGTTGTTTCCTGTAAAACCAGCAATACCCATTTCTTCATGGCCTATACGAAACTTTTCATCACTCCATCGGCATTGCCAGCGTTCATTGGCAGTCCATAGGCTGTAATTTCCGCTGGCAACGCGGATCAATGGAGGATCGTTCACATTTTGAGACCAAGTTGTACTCGCTACAGTCGTATTACAAAAGCTTACACCTCTGCGAGTGTCATTGGTGACTATCCAATCATCGTCAGTCACCCCAACACCTTGACTGCTAGTGACCTGTATGTTGATTTCTCCGGTTGAACTGCTGAATGTTCGGACAATTCCCTTCATCCAGACCGTATCAGGAAATTCCTGGCTCCGGACAACAACCTGATCACCAATTTGAACCTGCGCTGTTGAATTCCATTCTGTTATGAACGACCGACGGTCACTACTCTCATTTCGAGAACCGGCAGGAACGGACCGCGACGTCGAACTCGGCGTCAATGTCGATGCGGGCAAAGGAAATGGAGTCAACTGACTGATATCGCTACCATCATAGTAGCGCACCCAACTGTGCGCATCATTAGGAAGATAGCTGCGCTCCAAGATGGTGGATGTAGATGTATCAATGGAGCGATATCCTCCGTACAAAATCTTGCGGATGACATCGATCCGAGCCATGGAGATGTAATTCAGAAAGTTTCCGCTCCAGTTTCCGGAACAATACTTGTTCGATGTGATGGATTCCGGCACAAAGTAGCCAGCTGCTGTATCGTAGTTATAACATTTATAGGAATCAAAATATCCATAGTAATCTATATCGTGATTATACGTTCTATCTGCCGCTCCATCACCGCTCAGATCCGCATAATCCGGATAAGCCTCAAAATAGAGCTGATGGTCATTGGACATGGTCAGCATGACCTGAGGAGTCACTGACTGGGTGACGAAAAGAGGCACCTGGGCAATATTCGGGTCAGCCTGGACCTGGGAGGAGTTTGCCAGAAACAACACAGCAAAACAGAGTGATAGAAACAGTGTGTTCCTCAAGCAGCTATATGTTGATGCCATGTTGTTACTCCTTGAGGATGATGTCATGAGAAGCTTATCTCTTAAAGATGGCTTCCAGAATAGTTCTCGCGTCGGCGCTCCCACCAGCTGATTGGGCGGTGATCCGGTACAAGCTCGGATCAGGAATATTGAACGTATCCGACTCCAAGCTTTCCAAAGGTTCGGGAATCGGAGGAAGTTCACGAATAAAAAAACCGGGTTCTGATGGAAAAGAGTCACCAAATAAATAATGTAGACAGGGTATATCCTTTTCAAAATCTGGTGGTGAGTCATTAAATGAAAAAAAACAATCTTCCGTGGTCATAATTTCAAATTCATCTCGCAATGCAAGCTCCGCATCTCGCAGTGCCGCTTCAGCAAATTGAAACGAGATATCCTTGTCCCGCATGTTCCCGGCCATGCGCTCCTGGGTTGAGGTACTTTGCACGCCTGCAATAGCCATCATGGTCAAAACCAGCAGGATAACCAGGGCTATGACCAGAACAGAACCGTGTTCAATTGATTGAATCCTCGGGGGTTTCTTAAACAAAGTTATCATGGTCACGGTCTCCTATTGTAGTCGATTGCGAATGCCAATGGATGCTTCGAAAACCCGGCGTATACGCCTCCGGTCGTCTGTAGCAAGGGGGATCACATCCCCAAGCAAATTATAACTACTGTTGGGGTCCGGTTCCATCCTCCGGATTTCCTCCGGGGAGGCGGCCAGCAAGGCGATCCGGACGCTACGAACTTGTCCCCAGTCCGTTACGCTGGCAGCATCCACAAAGTCATCCACATTCCGGTCATTGTTCGTGTCAATACCATAGCGGAAGCGGATAGCGTCGACACCTTCGACAATCTCTTGACGAGGTTCATAATTCAATTTCCGAAAAAGCGACCGAACACCAACCTCCACGCCATCCTCTACAATAAGTGTTGAACCATGATCTATCGTGTATTCGATCTGTGCGAGATTCATAATTTCACCCATATTGTTCGTCATAAAATTGTCAGGAATATCTATACCAACGACCTTCAAAGTGCCATTGTTGGAGTCATCGACGGCTGTCGTGAAGATAACGTCATTGCAATTGTTTACAACAAGCGCCTCTCCTGCTGAAAAAATAATTCCGTTATCGTCAATTTTTAAAATAGTAAAATCTCCTGATTGGTCGACTTCTTCTATACCCAGGATAGCTGCACGCTTGTCCATGGCTCTGCGAATTATCAACTTGTTCTCAACAAGCTCTTCCTCCAAGGCAATAAAACCACCACTAGGTGTGCCACTGAAACAACCCAAAAATCCGGCCATTCGAATATCGTTAAGTAGATAATCCATCGCAAATCGACCGCTCTCTTGCACTCTGGCCATGCCCTGCTGCATTCGGTACGTCAGAGAAGTGCTCTCAAATATTTGATAAACTCCACCCATCACGATCAATAGAATAACCATGGTCACCAGGGCTTCGACAATGGACAAGCCGGATTGGGTGCCATTCGGTGAATTCATACAAAAAATCTCAAAGCTCGGTTTGTGTCGTAAATGTCTGCCACTGAGCACCATCCTCGACATCTGTAATTTCCTCGGATGTCTCAAGCCATTGAATCGTAATATTGACGATAGTGCCATTGGTTAACTCGACACTTCCACGGCCGCCAGGACTGGGAAATCGTGTCTGCAAAAAAGTCTTCCAAGAATTTAGATCGTCGAAAACGACATCGGGCAGGGTCGCATTGTCTGGGAATTCTTGGAGCCCAATCTTGTAATGGCCATCCATGGCAAGCAAACGATTTGCTCGCATCTTGTCCAATATGTCATAGGCCTGAAACGTAGCCTGGGATCTGAAATACGCTTCGCTATTTTGCTTCAATGAAAGCATCTGCATCCCCGCCAACCCCAGCAATCCGATGGCCAGGATAATCAGGCCGACGAGGACCTCCAGGAGGGAGAAACCGGCGGGATGTGTGCGAGAAAGCCTATGCTTCAAACCATTCATGGACCAACCCTATGAACCACCAAGCCTGGATATTGGCATCTTTTTAATATCATTTGTATACTTCCCAGTCATCTACCGCGACAGGTTCAGTCGGGTTGATATATGTTATCGGCTTTCCTCGAATTTGTTTCGCTTCCTCCCACGGCACGAACTCGTCCTTACCTGCCGAGATATCCGCTTCACGCGCTCGAAGCACTTCACCATGCCACTCTGGCGATTCATATTCGGCCTCATGTCGAGATAAATCCACCCAAAGTTCTTCCATGACCCGGTGTTTTTCAGCACGGGTCAGTCTGGTGATGTCCAATGCTGTATTCATGACTCTATTTTGCTCCTTGATGCTACCTTTCTCTCGTCTTATCTTACTCTTGACCACCTGGTCAGATGGAACAATACTTCTCTGAAACCATTCACTTGTCTCGAAATATTTCAGTGACTCTCAGAAAGACTTCAGAAAATTCAGATGCCTCCGGTTGCACGTTGAGCGCACTCTCGCAATAATCGTAAAATCGTCCGGAAATTGCGTACAGTGTCGGCCGTAATTCATGAAGTGTATTGAAATGGTCGGCGATTTCAGAATAGTCGATCCCGTATTCATGGGCCGCCAAATTGCGGGATGTTCGGCAAAGCTGCCAGGAATCCAGCGACTCAATCACTCCAATTTTTTCATAAAATGAAAGCACCTTCAGAAATACGTCCGCTGATTCACCAGATAAAATCGCACCATGTCGCATGGCCGCGCCGAGAGAGTCCTGCAATTTTGAAAAACGCTCATTTATTGCTGAAAGAGTCTCGAAAAGTTCCACATTTGTTCTCTGGCTGCTCAAAAAATTCCCGGTCAACGGCCAAGTGATTTTCCGGGCCGAAGCATCCAAAAAGAACACGCACCGCTGAACTGCTTCCAACAGCCTGATGAGGTGCTCTTTTTCAAGGACTAATCCATCCCTCTTCATGGCTGACCTCCAATCGGCCGCCCCTTCATCCGCGCAAGCTCGACAAAAGGCGATGCCTCCGTGCCACGGGCATGAACAAGCACATCCACCGGCAAGCCGAGCAATTGTTCCAGTTCCATCTTCATCCTGGCATGGTCCATTCGGGGAACTTTTTCATCCGTTTCCACCAATAAATCCACATCCCCACCCCTGGCTGCGTCATCCAACCGTGATCCAAACAGATAAACCTTAGCCGTTTCGCCAGCTTTTCGATGCACAATCTGATTGATGGCTTGTACTTGCTCGCTATTCAGTCGCATAATTGTTCCGCATTTGATCAGCTAAAACACACATAATACCCGCCCGTCCTCGGAGCACCCCGAAACTCTATCAGCCCTTCGCTTTTCAACTCCTTGATCCGAGGCTCAACGGTCCTTCTCGGCAATCCCAGGGTCTGACTGATCTCTCCGGCGTTTTGACCCGGAAAGCCCTGTACATGGGAGAGGAGGCCATTCACCCCGCCATTTACTCCGCCACTTACTCCGCCACTTACTCCGCCATTGTCGACGGGAAACAGCGTAACCTTGAAACTGTGCGCCATGGGCTCGAAGAGAGGCGCTGGGGCTCCGGCCTGGAGCATGGTTAGGTGAACGCGGACAATTCCGGAGCCGTATTTCTCGATCAATCCTGCTTCCTTGAATATCCCGGCGATCTGCTTGTTCCTGGGGTTGGAAGCAGCCCGGCCGGCAATAATGTCTTCGAGAAGGAGGACTCCGGGCAAGGTTCCCGGGTTGAAGAACTGAAGTGCCCCCATCAGTCTGAATTCTCTACCAAAGCAAGAAGAAAATCCGTGAATCGCTCAATATCTTTTTTAACTTGGCCATGACAGGGCAGCACGTCCTCGGCCAAGGCGGCAACACGTTCGGGTCGGAGGTTGAACGTGTAGACATTGCGAACAAGGTGGCGGAAGGCGCGATATTCGTCCAGGCAATCCCGCGTTGACCGCGAAATGACCGCAGGCCTGACACCCTTCAACTCGGCTCCCATTTGGCGCAACAGTTCCTGGTGCCAATTCTTTCCCGAAGGCAGCGCCCCGTCCACGGTGCGGGCTATATCCTCGAAGCAGGACTCAACGGCGGCATAAAAAACATGCAGATTCAGAGCCACACCGTCCAGGTAACACTGGTCCCCGGATTGGCGGGCCTTGTCCAGCAACATCCCAGCCCGCTCGGCAACCCGCTTCGCATCCAGAAGAACCTGCTCAATCCGACCAGCCAAAGCCTGGCAAGCCTCGCCTGTACCTTTCATATCGGCCTCCCTTGGACCTCGATGGTTCGACGCAGACTTTCCGAGGCATCCTCGAAGACAACGAGATCCACGCAGATATCCGGGTCCAGGCTGGTAACCGCCGCAACCGCTTTGAGGATGTCCTTCTGACGAAACCCCCAGACGGCTACGTCCACGTCGGAATGATCATGAAAGAGGCCATCCTGAGGAAGAGAGCCAAACACCCAAACCTTTTGGGCATGAAAACGCTTTTGAAGCAAATCGCCCGCCGCACGGGCAACTTCCCAGGCCCTTGCTCTGCGCTCATCCCGCTGACGGGCCAAAGCGTCAAATCGACGCTTCGCGGTTACGCGGTAGCGCTGAGCGCTGCATGGTTTGAGGGTCTATGGTTGTCGTTAAAAACATCGGAGTCCCCCCCCAT carries:
- a CDS encoding pilus assembly protein; this encodes MASTYSCLRNTLFLSLCFAVLFLANSSQVQADPNIAQVPLFVTQSVTPQVMLTMSNDHQLYFEAYPDYADLSGDGAADRTYNHDIDYYGYFDSYKCYNYDTAAGYFVPESITSNKYCSGNWSGNFLNYISMARIDVIRKILYGGYRSIDTSTSTILERSYLPNDAHSWVRYYDGSDISQLTPFPLPASTLTPSSTSRSVPAGSRNESSDRRSFITEWNSTAQVQIGDQVVVRSQEFPDTVWMKGIVRTFSSSTGEINIQVTSSQGVGVTDDDWIVTNDTRRGVSFCNTTVASTTWSQNVNDPPLIRVASGNYSLWTANERWQCRWSDEKFRIGHEEMGIAGFTGNNNRPSNGNDISVTGIPANFDNPVKNQVGLGVYDYTARVSVCESSLIGKERCKQYPSENYKPIGLLQQYGDDGDLYFGLLTGSYTKNLSGGVLRKNPKSFSDEVNFQTDGTFKISSSGTIVDTLNRFRIYGYTHDDGHYESSSGDNCPFNLTSISDGRCTNWGNPQSEIFYETLRYFSGATPHSDFVFSGQDKISGLNSSSWIDPLSNDNWCAPLSSIVINSSIGSYDHDQFGGLSSIGGTSVTAMTDVVGSGEDIHGQDWFIGESDTLNNRLCSAKTVGSLGGARGICPEAPAQSGTFHIAGLAYHAYINSIRNDLEDSQGDTVEVNVKTYGVEMAPAVPAIEIPRPGETDMAVRILPACENTTEYKGCALVDFRIVEQDIDAGTGKFVINWDATEWGGDFDMDMNGVLEYQITNSHITITTEVFAQSSGRRLAFGYVLSGTTDDGFHAHSGINSYDYTDPTGVLGCDKCKFDDAPTSVTYTLGPSAAGLLQSPLFYAAKWGGFHKPKRPQDPSFPDNPLSWDAEGDGKPDNYYFAIDPAKLAKDLENVFKDVVETTSSASSVVANSVRLDTGTFVYQARFRTDDWSGELFAFPVKPDGTLGEKDWEAGEEIPAHDQRNIVTFSGGQTVPFKWADLNATQQNAIGEGNAALGEMVVNYIRGDDSNEIQNDGVFRSRERLLGDIINSDPVFVGNSNLGYDRESINEGKDGVYATFLENTKGRDKVIYVGANDGMLHGFRSDDGRELLAYIPNEVMPNLKELASPTYNDNHRYFVDGPARVGDAYINGEWRTVLVGSTGAGGRSVFALDITEPDKFDTPGHAIVLWEFTHEDLGYSIGQPTLARLESGHWVAIFGNGYITGDTTAKLFILDLATGNPIQIIDTEAGASGKLNGLSSPAPVDVDGDRITDFVYAGDLLGNLWKFDLTSASDSDWGVAFSGEPLFTARDRNDNIQPITARPTIGLHPGGGYMVYFGTGRFFADGDNDVDSVTEHQSYYGIRDHGATVVYTTERTEVLRQQRIFYEGVPVGVDGAPYAMQVRVTSDYPVDYSTQKGWFIDLTTPVDILLGTDQMRGERVVSASLLRSGRIIFTTMTPSEHPCDFGGSSWVVELDALTGGRLDYSVFDPSGDLLFNEEDYVEVEILINEDDTTLTSVFVPVSAMKLDIGISKTPAVILGDIAEYKYFSGSKAGEMQVVTENPGDAALPGRKSWRQIR
- a CDS encoding pilus assembly PilX family protein, with the translated sequence MITLFKKPPRIQSIEHGSVLVIALVILLVLTMMAIAGVQSTSTQERMAGNMRDKDISFQFAEAALRDAELALRDEFEIMTTEDCFFSFNDSPPDFEKDIPCLHYLFGDSFPSEPGFFIRELPPIPEPLESLESDTFNIPDPSLYRITAQSAGGSADARTILEAIFKR
- a CDS encoding PilW family protein produces the protein MNSPNGTQSGLSIVEALVTMVILLIVMGGVYQIFESTSLTYRMQQGMARVQESGRFAMDYLLNDIRMAGFLGCFSGTPSGGFIALEEELVENKLIIRRAMDKRAAILGIEEVDQSGDFTILKIDDNGIIFSAGEALVVNNCNDVIFTTAVDDSNNGTLKVVGIDIPDNFMTNNMGEIMNLAQIEYTIDHGSTLIVEDGVEVGVRSLFRKLNYEPRQEIVEGVDAIRFRYGIDTNNDRNVDDFVDAASVTDWGQVRSVRIALLAASPEEIRRMEPDPNSSYNLLGDVIPLATDDRRRIRRVFEASIGIRNRLQ
- the pilV gene encoding type IV pilus modification protein PilV, whose product is MNGLKHRLSRTHPAGFSLLEVLVGLIILAIGLLGLAGMQMLSLKQNSEAYFRSQATFQAYDILDKMRANRLLAMDGHYKIGLQEFPDNATLPDVVFDDLNSWKTFLQTRFPSPGGRGSVELTNGTIVNITIQWLETSEEITDVEDGAQWQTFTTQTEL
- a CDS encoding addiction module protein, translating into MNTALDITRLTRAEKHRVMEELWVDLSRHEAEYESPEWHGEVLRAREADISAGKDEFVPWEEAKQIRGKPITYINPTEPVAVDDWEVYK
- a CDS encoding nucleotidyltransferase family protein produces the protein MRLNSEQVQAINQIVHRKAGETAKVYLFGSRLDDAARGGDVDLLVETDEKVPRMDHARMKMELEQLLGLPVDVLVHARGTEASPFVELARMKGRPIGGQP
- a CDS encoding ATP-binding protein, encoding MGALQFFNPGTLPGVLLLEDIIAGRAASNPRNKQIAGIFKEAGLIEKYGSGIVRVHLTMLQAGAPAPLFEPMAHSFKVTLFPVDNGGVSGGVSGGVNGGVNGLLSHVQGFPGQNAGEISQTLGLPRRTVEPRIKELKSEGLIEFRGAPRTGGYYVCFS
- a CDS encoding ribonuclease toxin HepT-like protein, encoding MKGTGEACQALAGRIEQVLLDAKRVAERAGMLLDKARQSGDQCYLDGVALNLHVFYAAVESCFEDIARTVDGALPSGKNWHQELLRQMGAELKGVRPAVISRSTRDCLDEYRAFRHLVRNVYTFNLRPERVAALAEDVLPCHGQVKKDIERFTDFLLALVENSD
- a CDS encoding nucleotidyltransferase domain-containing protein, producing the protein MARQRDERRARAWEVARAAGDLLQKRFHAQKVWVFGSLPQDGLFHDHSDVDVAVWGFRQKDILKAVAAVTSLDPDICVDLVVFEDASESLRRTIEVQGRPI